ACACTAAATAGCACATAAAGAGATCCCATAATTCTTCAAACTCAGGGTTTAGTAGCTAAAAACTTCCCTGGGTTACATAATATGCGAACCAGGACCTTTTATCATTAATATCACTAAACAACGTTATTTACAACATAAAAATGAAACATTATGAAGATAACACatctaaaaattaaagaaaaaccaAAAGATCATAATTCATAACCAACTTACTCGATGTAGACTAAGATCCAAGACCTAGAAAAACCGATAATGAAACCCACACTGAGCTCAATCAATACAGTCAATATGGTACCGCTCGGAATGAacaaagaataataaatattaatgctTGGTCGAAGTAAGGCCTGTAACACACTACACATATGCACAAAATCTGGCTCCGACTGGTACAAACCCACTGTACTGTGCAATATAAGTATTTGAAACCATGATAGGATTTAATTTAATAGACTAAATTTGAGTTGAATATCACCTAGCTGTTACCACTCACTCCACTGTGTGGCATCTTGTTCTCATGCACATTTGATGTAGCAACTTAAAGTTTGCAGATTTGTGTTGAGCATTTGTGATGAATTGTCACAACCAAATGCTATGTGATAGGATCATCTTCACATCAACTTCAATGAATTTCCCAGACTCATTTTAATCATTTGCTCTAAAATCAAAAGAATTTTGTATCAACACCAAATAAAAAATGAATCATCAAGTCTATGCTGAACCACAAAAAATTGCTTGTTTTGATGGCTTAGTAGTAACTCCAGGTTTAGATTTAAATTGGTGATATCTCCCCACATAATGGTTTCTCATGAGATGTATTAAAAGATCCTCAGAGTTAGCTTTACTGGATTGAACTCTTCAATGCAACTTCAAAAAGAGATGGCAGGTTGTGGAAAGGAATTACTTATTTGACTCCCAACAATGTTAGAGAATAGCAAATTTTTGTGGCATGTTCATCAGATGTATTCAGTTTTTTCAGAAACAGGAAAAAGATTatgtaaattaatatttttgtggTCCAGCAGAGACAGGTTCCAACTCCCTCTTTTGAGCCCCTCCCATAACTCTACTAAGTAGAAAAATTGATTCATGTTCAAATTCTGTTTCCCAGCTTTAGTTGGATGGTTTTAGTAGATTAGATTGGGAAAGTTTTCAGTTTTATCTCAATCAATAGTCTCGTTGTGAAAAAGACAATCATTTGGGTCCTATAGATACCACAGCACCGCACCCCAAAGAATTTGATGATCTTTTGTGGAATACAGAAAATCAATTCAGTAATATATATTCCCCTGTCATCTTCTTTTTCTCTgtgttttatcttttttatcttttcctcTCGTCTGTCTCCTCCACAGATGCACCAAAACTCAAAGCCATCCTTTAGCACTCAGTAATCAACACACACAAGAACACCTCTCACAAACTTCACAAACTAAGCATCGAAACAGAAGCCTCCGAAATCTGCATCGATCAACCTACGCATGCGAATTAACAGAAACCTCAAAAGGAGCCATGATCCATGAGCAAGAAACATGAATCGTGAACAACCATCACGAATGTAAGATCTAGAAGAAGGCACGGATCCACTCACCAGCAGAACAGAGTAACATTAAAAGCGcaaaaatgacaaaaaataacGGGATCCAGATGCTTGCCTCAAGCAGAGAGGAAACGAAAGCGGTCTGAATCCAATCCAATGGGGAGAGGACGAGTAAAGGATGAGATTGATAGGACGAATCGGGATGAAGCGCGTTCCCTGTTTGGTGCAACGACGCGCCGCAGGGCTTGGAATCCGAGGCGACGGAAGCCGAGGAATGCCGCATCTGATGGGTACTGTAGCCGTGAAAAGACTTATATGTCAAATGAGAAATATTAAATAactaaattatataaaaaaagataaattgcataaaatgTTTTCTAATTTCTTGATTTATCCGAAATAGAACCAAATGTCAATTGAATACATGAGTTACTTCTTAGTATGAAATATGAACATTAAAAATAATACTTTTATCATATAATTAAGATTATCTATATTATGGATTTTTTTCAAGCCCCTCTTCTCACAAAAATAACACTTTTGGACAAGAAATCATATCATTTTAATTTAATACAATTAATCACATATATGAATGGAAAATATAATAAATCCATCTACAtgagaagagagaaagagttaaggATCTTTTTATTAGGAAGTAAATAATAAATGTGAGTGGCAATTAATTTGATGGCATCTTTGTGTCACAATTTCTGTACCAGTATAACACATTTAGCAAAGATTTACCCATCTACTCACCATGCAAAGTACAATAAGAACCCTTCAgcattcaataatacaagcacacTCAGAATAGCATTGGGTGGTGGTCCAATGAGGACTTCCTAGTCTCAGTTCACTGCTCCACATGACCAATCTCAGCTTTTACAGTAAAGACTTCACACCAGGATACTACAGTAGAGAGCAGTGGGTTACTTTCTCTGTCATCATGCTTCTTCCATCAATGATCACTACCAGTAGAAGGTTTATCAGCTCCCTCTGTAGGTCATAATTGGGTCCATGTGTTGTGTTGCTGACAACTTCACACATACAACTTTGTTGTTCTCAAAGGCAAACCTCAGGATCAGAGTTAAGCTCCATCTATTCGCCTGATCGCGAGTGTGAAATATATGAGAACCATTGTCCCAATGCTCGACCTATTCATTGTTccaagagagaagaaaaaaaacaaaaaacatttgATCAAAGGGTTTCAGTAAAAAGTGAATGCACAACATACTGACATCCTTCTAACTAAAAGGTGGCAAAGAATGTGATGATTGATACAGAAAAAGACACTTCTCAAAGAATAAAACATTGTGGTTGGGATTCACTTATAATTTTGGAACTTGTTGATTAATAATATCACAGGAAAGCTTGGAGGAAAAGTTTGCTTGGCCAACAAGGATTGATTTTGAAAGAATTTTGCTTGAAGAAAGACGACTGTTAAAGTGATGAGTAGTTCTAAAGTACTTACATGGCCGCAAAGACTAGAAGAATCTTCCGTGGATGAATGGTGGTTAAACGGTTTAATCTTTTGGTCCTTCCTTCTCCCAGATCTGAGAAAGCAGGGCTATTAGGTGCAGATTGTGCAGCCTGAAGAGTTTTAAATGGCACAGGGGGCTGTTTCAACTGCTCCATGTGAGAAGGTACAGCTGCAGAAGACAATAGCAAATACAAATCAACATATACAAAATAATCAAGTTATAATCGTATTTAATCGTAAAACTGCTCCATGAGAACAAGGTATGACTGCTTCAATTTAAAAGTTCAAGTAGAGCATTGCAAAGAAAAAAGTTGAAATGGTGAATAACCAATAGTGTGGACATTCCTAGAATATTGCAAAAGATTACTGATATCTGTAGATCCTATTAGGAGTCCCAATAAGAAATGTTgggaataaacaaaaaaaattcatagCTTATATATCTATAAAGTGAATGTTACATGCTTGATCATGCTTATTGCATGTGCTTATTGTATGTGCCTCACACTTGCAATGTTTGACACAGTATGGCTAATAGAAACATGAAGCATCCCATACCTTTAACAAGATTTTTTAATGCATCATATGCTTCTTGCTCCCCACCTGTGTGTCTCTCCATGTGGATTGAACCTTTTCGCGAAAGAGCCTTCCTCTGTGGAGACATAAAAGATTTAACTACTATATCTTACAATGACAAGTatattaaaagaaatattaaggTGTGTCTCTTATGATTGAATCAGATACTCCACTCACAGACATCTTTGGACTTCCAGAGCAACATATTTCAGGTGGCTGTGTAAGACATTCGACATCAATTATTACATCCCCCACTTCTTTCATGGCTGTTGTCTGGTTCTGCAGAGAAGTGGATGCAGAAGATTAACACAAAAAATGTGCAAACAATAGtatgaaaagaaaaaacaaacaaaTAAGGAGATGGTTAGCAAAGAATAGtatgaagaaaaaaagagaaagatagGGAGATGGTTGAATCGGACAGCTGGAGAGTTTGGTAAAGAATAGTATAAAAGGGAAAAAAGAGAAAGATAGGAAGATAGTTAAATCGAACCACTGGAGAGTTGCAATGGTCAGACATTTTGCAATTTAACAAACTCAAGTAAACCaacattaaaataatttataactatCTTAAAGAGGAAACATAACAATTTATAAGATCTAAACTCCTTTTTCAAATCCACATAACCAAAAGTCACTGGATGCTTACAATGAACCTAAGAGTACAGTTTTATAACTTTGGACTATTTACTCAAGTTGCAACATGATCTCAACGCAGCAGCACAACCTAGTTTGGCTATTCTTTACTACCAACTATACCCAGAGTCTGGGGAGATCTTCCAGCCCTATCTAGTGCTATTTTGGAACTTACCTGTAAGAGCTATGGTCCAAATTTGAGTTATTGCATATAGATTAAATCACTCCTCTATTGCTCTTTCCTTGTTGAGTTTTCTCTCATACTTTTCTGGTATCTTATATCCAAATTTTACATTTTCTCTGACTACCAAACATCCATCTCAGGTTATCCTTCCAATTTGCAAATAGATATTCGGAGCACATCAACATTCACTGCACAACAATGAGTGGTTAGCTATTTTTACTGCTAGTTGAAACATCAACTTTCAAGGAAGCTATGAATCTTAAAGAAAGTTGACACAAAATAGGTcttacataaataaatattttgttgCCTTAATTAGAATCTCATCCAGTTCTCAGAAAAAATCTCCAAACTGTTAATTCCATGTActcgacaaaagaaaaaaaaagaaagttgattCTGCATCGATTTCAACTGAAGGACTGATCAATAGCAAAGAGAACTGAGAGGATGATCAGTACAAGCACATTGTACCTTAGACTGATGAATAATTTGTGCAAAAGCTAAATCAATTTATCGAAGCATTCAATGGTGGCATTTGGGGCCAGTATTCGACAAGGCCCATCGATCTTTATGAGCAAATAAAAAGTGCCTAATAGGATGAGGAACAAAACATAATTGTCTCTGGGTCCACCTATGTTTTCTTTCATACCAATCTTCtaaaattgacatcatcatccTTATCCgctactttgcttttctttaaaGAAATTAAGCTGCATTGCTGAACTTGGAAGATaagggacattcatttttgtattCCAACTTTTTCTAGGTATATTTTTGGAAAATATTTCAGGTTATACACTAATTAAAGTACCTCTCAACCCTTTTGTCTGTTCTATCTGTCATACAAAGGATTGATCACAATTCCTTCCGCACCGAAAATACTATATCCACCTACACAGCCCTGAGATAAGAAGAAAATGATGATAACACCATAATCTGTTCCTATACTCTTAACTAGAAATCAATTGGAGGGAATAATGAGACACGAAATCCATTATATGAGGCAaagatttttcttcttttccgaAAAGAAAAGCCTTGTCTGATAAACAGGCCGACTGATTACAACGGCGATCGAGATGAAGCATTCAAATTCGTGGATTTTCGCCTTGAAGTTTTCCAGGAGCAAATCATTTCACTAAAACTCCAGAAAAAATGCCTCCTTTTTGAACAAACTGAAGTTACTCTCGGTCAAAGATCAACGAAAAATCAAGTAGACAGATCaaaaagatagagatagagagagcGGAGTAGGAAAAGGAAGAAGTGGGTGTTTTGGGAACGTCTGCTCACAGTACGAGACACGCAAACGGAGAGAAATAGAAAGATGTCAGCCATATACAAGAAACCAACAGAGCTCCCGAGCTCACCTTCTGTTCTCTCATCGTCTGCACAAATTCGCGCGCAAAAAAGGAGCAATGCCGATCGAAATCTCACCTCTTCGCTGCAAAGAGAGATCTGAAGTAGCCGTTGGAGGTGGGAACCTCTTCCTTTTAGTCCGCTTCTGATGTCCTTACGCACGTCTCGTCGTTTCTCCCGAGCTTTGTCTCTGCAGCTCATCTTTCCGCAAGAACCCTTGCCATTATTGATAAcctctaaaataataataatattattattaatattaatttattatttataatttcaatGTTCCTAATTTCATCGTACTCCCTATTGATGCTATCATCGCTTGTTACCGATAATGTTCCCTGATGTCGCCACGTTatcctgaagaagaagaagagatagagAAGAAGCGGCTAacgaaaaaggagaaaagagaggaTATTTATATCCTTTCATAAAGTATTATTAGTTcagaaatattaaataaaattaaattaaattataaataataaatagtaattttcttctttttattttaaagaaaTAGTTTTACATGTTTATCCTTCTCGAgttttgaaataacatatttgcCCTAAATATAATGTATATAGTTTTCCATGTCGATAGTGAACCTCACGCTATTATCGAAGTGTTAGCGTGACTTGGTCCGATTGTTGATATTCAGGATCGTTCCAGTGTCGAGAACCGGTTGAGCTTGGGGTTGGTCCAGATGTGCTTCTTTCAGTGAGCACACTCTGCTTCGTCGTTGCTGAATTCTTGCACACTAGCTTAGGTCGGGAGGGGAGGGGTTTCCCGACTTAGGACCCTCAAACGATCAAGTCAGTCGAACTTTTACCGAGGTTTTTTGTCGCCCCTGGTCAGGTGCTGGTTGAGGGCTTTTATTATGATGCCCAAGGGTCGGCCGTACGCGATCTGTGTGAGGCGGTCGACTTCCCGAGCGATGAGTTCGTACATTCGGATGACTGTCGCTTGATATGTGTGGAACGATACCGTGCAACACTGTCCCTAGCTTTCCAGAATAACCCTTGTTAAGACAATGCTGGCTCGTGTGGCTCCAGATGGCGAGAGAGGGAGACAGTCATCGTCTCGAATCCGTGATGGCACGTTCAACGTGGCACCCTATCTTCGTCCCGAGGTTCATTGTTTGCGCTTACATGATTGAAGGTCGTGGCCATGTGACGTGACGAGATCCACAATATATTCCATCATATTCTTTTCCAAGTTTCGAAATGTTATATTTATTCTAGACAAAATATATAAAGGGTAAaatttttatttgtattttatttttctcatcaTATACCCCTTTTTTTATTTCCCAAATGGTGTCCCCATTTGTTATAATCCATAAAATTCCTAATAGTTGACGTATAGATCAGTCATACGATGAATCAATTCAAAttcttttaattataatatttttaatgttaAAATATTATAGTGTTTTGATGGAGTTACTAAAAGCATCACAAATCTATTTAAAAGTATTATAGCTAGTAGTATAAATTTTATACACCAAAGATTCAACTAGTTCACCACTATATGAGTCGATCTGATTGTTTTATCAAGAATATTTCAATATGAACTTTGAGAAATATGAAAAAGggcaataataatttaaattagtattattattattattattatatttcttatacatattatatttaataaacttaatgaATAAAAAGTTTTATGTTTTATAGATATCTCAATATTCTTTTCTAATGATATAAACTTTGTCTTCGTCACATCTACAAATTATTTCAAAACCTaacaattattttattaatttttaatttaataattaatataaaacttGTGACATTTCTCTTCATTTTAATCATCCAAATTTACTTTATCTATATTAACTATTTAAGACAAAAGCAATTTCAAATACTGTCCTAATAAATAACATGATTTAACATTTTGGCGGGGAGGGATATGCAAGTTTGTCTTGAAATCATTGGCGACAAGTCAATGACGGCATGCAGCCATCTTAACCGTCCGTCACCAAGCCCaccgttgatgatatcatttgacGGTTCAGTTCCTTAAGGGAAGTTTATGAGTGGTCATGTCTCGAACCACCCAAGAACCGGTTCTAGACCGTTCTGAACCGAAATCGAATCAATTtcgattgataaaaaaataaaaatccatccatcaaaatTTAATCTTAAGAATTCTAATTTAAAATGTTGATAATAACTCcatcatataatattattttaatcatataATCAATTTTCGGGAGTCAAATCGTAAGAATCCGATTTCGGTTCAATTCAGAACCGTCAAACATTGACCCCGGTTCTCATCTCAGTTCCGGTTCGAACCGCATGAAATCTTGGTGGACTCTGTTCGGACTCATAGAGGGAAAATTCCACCTCTTACCTATAAACTCCGCCCACAGAAAGCAAAACCCATCCTCACCTCCGGTTTCCTTCTCCTGCGATCGCCACTGCGGATTCTGAAATCCTAATCCATCCACTATGGGAACGGACCCAATCGAGGATTTTTGGATCGACGGAGGAGGTTCCGATAGCGAGCTGCAGTACGCCCTCGATGGCTTCCGTGACATGGTTCCGACCGTCGGGTACACGAAATCTTGATCCTCTTCCATTTCATATAGTCACTGGTTGTGATTGTTCCATTTATTCGAGTCTGCTCCGATAATCCTCGGGTCAGGTAGTTTTGGTGTTCTGATCGAGTTCACACaccttttcggtaatctgacgcgTTTTTGGGTTGACAATTGAAACAGAGTGGGGAAAGAAGAGCCGTATAGGGATTTGCGCGGTCTTGAGCAGAATAGCTCGAGAAAAAGGTCAATTTTCTGCTCTTTACCTGATAATTCTATGGAACTTGCAATTTCAGAGTCTATGGATTCTGGATTTGGATATGTTGTACGACGAACTTTCTTCGTCCAGCCCATAGACATTTTGTAGACCTTAATcttagaaaagggaaaagatgaCAATCCTCTCAAGTTCCTTCTCTTTTTGTGTTTGTAATTGAGAAGTGTCATGTGGGCATCAGCAATCTTATAATTGAACTTGGggtgattaatttatttaaaagagAATTAACTATTTGTTTATACTTGGATTTGCATTGTCTACGCGAAGAAATAAGTGTTAGCTTTCTAGGTTTTCCTTTTTTACTTCTCACACATTTAGATTCTGTACTTAACTGAGCCTCTTTTATAGCTGAGGGCTTTTTtaacacaaaacaaaacaaaacccaAGAAAGGCTCATATCTATCTTCATCAGATCCCTGTAGGACTTCTTCTATAAGAAGTAACGGTTTTGTTGTATAAATTGCAATTTAATATGCCACTGTG
The DNA window shown above is from Musa acuminata AAA Group cultivar baxijiao chromosome BXJ2-4, Cavendish_Baxijiao_AAA, whole genome shotgun sequence and carries:
- the LOC135609568 gene encoding uncharacterized protein LOC135609568, whose amino-acid sequence is MSCRDKAREKRRDVRKDIRSGLKGRGSHLQRLLQISLCSEENQTTAMKEVGDVIIDVECLTQPPEICCSGSPKMSRKALSRKGSIHMERHTGGEQEAYDALKNLVKAVPSHMEQLKQPPVPFKTLQAAQSAPNSPAFSDLGEGRTKRLNRLTTIHPRKILLVFAAMSSIGTMVLIYFTLAIRRIDGA